A portion of the Leptospira dzoumogneensis genome contains these proteins:
- a CDS encoding TetR/AcrR family transcriptional regulator: protein MKLETSGSRRQDNKTKNRNAILNAARRVFATIGFEACSTREIIRESGLAQGTFYNYYKDKESVMQDIADELAEGIRKGIREARAKAETPLAFLSDAYFAVFHVMMQDRIHLDLLTRNRDIIRGYLFQGGSMTYILEELDSDLERMVGQGGFPAHPIRITSVMMVAAGFEAMVLLAKEDGYNLRKLSDYLGLLFQGGITNVSKVIQEDQELLGG from the coding sequence ATGAAATTAGAAACTTCCGGGTCCAGAAGACAGGACAATAAAACAAAAAATAGGAATGCGATCTTAAACGCTGCCCGCAGGGTTTTTGCCACGATCGGATTCGAGGCATGCTCCACCAGAGAAATTATCAGGGAAAGCGGTCTTGCTCAAGGCACATTCTATAATTATTATAAAGATAAAGAATCCGTAATGCAGGACATCGCGGACGAATTAGCGGAAGGGATCCGAAAAGGGATCAGAGAAGCCAGAGCAAAAGCGGAAACTCCTTTGGCTTTTTTAAGCGACGCTTATTTTGCGGTCTTTCATGTGATGATGCAGGATAGAATTCACTTAGATCTATTGACCAGGAACAGAGACATCATTCGCGGTTACCTTTTCCAAGGAGGCTCCATGACTTATATCTTAGAAGAATTGGACAGTGACTTAGAAAGAATGGTGGGACAAGGCGGATTTCCAGCGCATCCGATCCGGATCACTTCCGTAATGATGGTGGCAGCAGGTTTCGAAGCAATGGTTCTTCTGGCAAAGGAAGACGGTTATAATCTTAGAAAATTATCCGACTATTTAGGTCTTCTTTTCCAAGGAGGGATCACCAATGTTTCCAAGGTGATCCAAGAAGATCAGGAATTGCTGGGAGGATAA
- a CDS encoding TIGR04452 family lipoprotein, with the protein MKRITITLLIFLAIANCLAIDTLGLTDTYKGDVAKDKLLAAAKIGDYMTASAYFTDQGYTGSQLDSYVIAQVILASFIDEAVIRLDESKYYKKRDVEKCANNIRSFGVFLDQDSFSTYVASLNCRLVPNDSFLDRNMGTSTNSPHKS; encoded by the coding sequence ATGAAACGAATCACCATCACTTTACTGATCTTTCTGGCTATTGCGAATTGTCTCGCGATAGATACATTAGGATTAACTGATACATATAAAGGAGATGTCGCAAAAGATAAATTATTGGCTGCAGCAAAAATTGGGGATTATATGACTGCAAGCGCATACTTTACCGACCAAGGTTATACTGGATCTCAATTGGATTCTTATGTGATTGCACAGGTTATATTGGCCTCCTTTATAGATGAGGCAGTCATTAGGCTGGATGAATCCAAGTATTATAAAAAGAGAGACGTGGAAAAGTGTGCCAATAACATCCGAAGTTTTGGAGTCTTTCTTGATCAGGATTCATTTTCGACATATGTAGCTAGTTTGAATTGCCGTTTGGTTCCGAACGACTCTTTCTTGGATAGAAATATGGGTACAAGCACGAATAGCCCTCATAAATCCTGA
- a CDS encoding RHS repeat-associated core domain-containing protein, producing MFRTGKYYVILIFCSAILLLAWNPLRPIYSFFSTFFGLETEIPLPFPEIRVNSSGKPGFSLSIQVPPGTGDVVPSINIQYSGSGYGILGKGWSLGGFPQISKNPNLGVHFVPSDGYISSQFGEMISDTNGNYKFKFESFSKVEFDSSIWKVRDKNGIIYEYGKNFSGGSNSRLDGDGVPIAFYLDKVRDRFGNGYDIQYDPENLQSADVLPKEIVYARGNGRILFIYEDSSTRFAEKVFSLTKSLSRKKRLEKIEVYAKDSSGSENLSEVYEFDYDIIDGETFLSSFHRKNYKPIVFSYSTRSTQAQYVQSSGKTFQNSYRASDPNIKFFCDTTAAACACTADYGCILASGHTAPLLCKGGVESFQDICTNGVEMSFAVPADVDGDGSPEMVRVLGNMDSQRFSVSKFSSWDTENSDPISLSGVSKGNPIGVTTEGKIFPGDFNGDGKTDFLVLRSNGAKGIVYYGPDLNSVEYSELIAENLQQSKAYHFLADVNGDGKTDFLQAKTSTKIQIYLSTGSGFQKSQLLNITDPGNPFQGFVDMDRNGIPDLLRISGTSDPRLILTFYDFKNGNLVELEETEISRSSFGNDGDQFISDLNGDGYPDFAFFSGATSQGTIHYYPFDGRKFRTNGGAAYQTMSVNGAFASKQQQNSSATSQAYVEIDLTGDGIKDKVTYNYSDLTNPYFTVQVYDTSQSDYLPGFSLYWNQDFTQDLNGDGVPDILRANVSTTEEPDNEDEDSLPQTITVRNFSVNITNITYYETSIDLKDYLPSANLSGSSSDNAYFNWRNRKEFTDLNGDGRADFVRYDSSESKLIVSYSKTDSDGNLFYSPDGDESWNTGGYLLPLDINGDGKPELLGLNGDKKPLQYLLPSSIPFVNTVGYRHFPHESNLELHLLRFRSEVPAGLLTKVENGSYVSDGNVSVQLEYSLSKNHPTANGSGLYDPSRPEILPLVFSDFLISKLSQKAGSRIFGENSYKYFFSRFYRGGFRNSGYLGFQKVEEKDTISNSITETKYDSTYLEAVGIPTTQTKFKNGIKISESFKNLQRSFSSNGGIQILETDILENVYRGGQLFQSSTVTKTYDTYGNIIRKDTSINGTTAGEKVSYLNDWNEGVLGKPVDIQVLKNGELVSHRKIEYSNFQISAVKEAMSPGVWKTEEIQAYDSYGNPSLVKESNGNLIAVEYDNILHKYPLKLTNGLGQVTLKTYDFSNGLELSSTDENGGISRTEYDSQGRPSKSYLPGENDWSEKIEYENTGDLENQLVRKIFRRSNGETWQEDLSNNITKVSKRRSSLVNGYVLVEETRRNLEGQVTRKIDPYLEGSNPFSWTDYTYDQEGNQTKSERNDGRVIESENSGLVSKTRELLNGNLIKEIVEERNELGQVISSTQQGKTTRYSYDPAGRVSSIIDPESGTTSIETDFGGRRTKVVHPDSGKIEYEYDPNSGKLSKQKYQNGSSIQYSYDGLGRVSQIKGDSPGTGAVYYTYEYDDPEKENGIGRLTKVIDPLGTTEFGYDLRGNQNLIVKKLTEEDLKFVIRKKYNLQNQIEETIYPDGSIAKSLYSEAGFLSGITLTPGDGSGSDFPIVQYQGPILEDGELKIQRKLGNGVRTDIYYDLINRRPTRFVTVKDTEIYQSIEYNYDQFGNYLSILDKKNPARTQNFQYDPVNRLVAASGVYGTEEYTYSDSGKLLQKGNLSYLYENPSHKNAVTKVTGQNHSYQYSYDGSGNIISRNGENFRYDPFQKLKEIQTEDQDSIRFDYDFSGTRIRKTKSSDSSKTISLGGLYEVSISPGKSPQHTLYFRGNSGDLVAQWTRTDAVLVNYQGDTIASVSSGIETSWKTFAWAAKDNSIRGIKYLFLVPGTNLGFLYITILLGLGFGLLSFREGLWRSVLKFTSPILIVSFSNCSVLMPGGNGNPPWLVPPQFDSNTPNVNTPYEPGGPGSGAGLPVGGFLFLHPDHLGSITMATDGNGNRIAGGDQGGASHISYKPYGEIQRNDSSGPDVFRYKYNGQEEDKETGLYYFKARYYDPLIGRFLQADSVMDTSRPMGMDLYMYTEGNPIRYTDPSGNSILSSFLERNGLGFLNFSISLSTFFQNAFYVSAQRWSDAGLGVALAINPMAVIGTALGIGAVASIAAVAVVATGIGLALGAGIVALGAATLAAATAVTLGAALAVVAAATGIAAATLAAVWAASAAGTAALVAMGALSVVSALVTTALALAVATALLVCYLIPVLVYTGLGVGVLAVGSVLSPFTLQAYVAGGYSKSSFNNIHWDEKNARIAGCYAAAISFGVTAGAIGYFGYAAVVGQAPIVGKIVEYGSFAFTAKSALDQDWESVGIDLLSYGIKLIWEKDVPLGLIIKAGAATQRTCGGTL from the coding sequence ATGTTTAGGACCGGAAAATATTATGTAATTCTTATATTCTGCAGTGCGATCCTGCTTTTAGCATGGAATCCTCTTCGCCCGATCTATTCTTTTTTCTCCACATTTTTCGGATTAGAGACCGAGATACCTCTTCCGTTTCCGGAGATTCGTGTGAATTCTTCCGGTAAGCCTGGTTTTTCACTTTCTATCCAAGTGCCTCCCGGGACCGGAGATGTTGTACCTTCTATCAATATCCAATATTCCGGATCAGGTTACGGGATCTTAGGGAAGGGTTGGTCCTTGGGTGGATTTCCTCAGATCTCTAAAAATCCGAACCTGGGAGTTCATTTTGTTCCTTCTGATGGATACATATCTTCTCAATTTGGCGAGATGATCTCCGATACGAACGGAAATTATAAATTCAAATTCGAAAGTTTTTCTAAGGTTGAGTTCGACAGTTCTATTTGGAAGGTCCGGGATAAAAACGGGATCATTTATGAATATGGTAAAAACTTTTCCGGAGGTTCAAATTCCAGATTGGATGGCGATGGAGTGCCAATCGCTTTTTATTTGGATAAGGTTAGAGATAGATTCGGGAACGGTTACGATATCCAATACGATCCTGAAAATTTACAATCTGCCGATGTTTTGCCGAAAGAGATCGTTTATGCCAGGGGAAATGGACGAATACTTTTTATTTATGAGGACAGTTCGACCAGATTTGCGGAAAAAGTATTTTCTCTTACCAAATCCTTATCTCGTAAGAAAAGATTAGAAAAAATTGAAGTATATGCGAAAGACTCTTCCGGCTCGGAAAATTTAAGCGAAGTTTACGAATTTGATTATGATATTATTGACGGAGAGACATTCCTTTCTTCTTTCCATCGTAAAAATTATAAACCGATCGTATTTTCCTATTCGACTAGGTCTACTCAGGCTCAGTATGTGCAGTCTTCCGGAAAAACATTCCAAAATTCTTATAGAGCCTCCGATCCGAATATAAAGTTTTTCTGCGATACTACCGCTGCAGCCTGTGCATGTACCGCGGATTATGGTTGTATTCTGGCGAGTGGACACACCGCTCCTCTTCTTTGCAAGGGGGGAGTAGAGAGTTTCCAGGACATTTGTACGAATGGTGTGGAAATGTCATTTGCCGTTCCTGCGGATGTAGACGGGGATGGAAGTCCTGAGATGGTCCGTGTACTGGGTAATATGGACAGCCAAAGATTTTCAGTTTCTAAATTTTCCTCTTGGGATACTGAGAACTCGGATCCGATCTCTTTGAGCGGAGTATCCAAGGGAAATCCGATCGGAGTCACTACGGAAGGTAAAATTTTTCCGGGGGATTTTAATGGAGATGGGAAGACTGATTTTTTGGTGCTGAGATCGAACGGCGCTAAAGGGATCGTGTATTATGGTCCGGATCTAAACTCGGTTGAATATTCCGAACTGATCGCGGAAAACCTGCAGCAAAGTAAGGCGTATCATTTTTTGGCGGATGTAAATGGGGATGGAAAGACCGATTTTTTACAGGCTAAAACTTCCACTAAGATCCAGATCTATCTTTCCACCGGTTCAGGTTTCCAAAAATCACAATTATTGAATATTACGGATCCGGGAAATCCTTTCCAGGGATTTGTGGATATGGATAGGAACGGTATCCCGGATCTGCTTAGGATCAGCGGGACTTCGGATCCAAGATTGATCTTAACATTCTATGATTTTAAAAACGGGAATTTAGTAGAGTTAGAGGAAACTGAAATTTCCAGATCTTCTTTCGGGAATGACGGGGACCAATTTATTTCGGATCTGAATGGGGACGGTTATCCTGATTTTGCATTTTTCTCCGGGGCTACAAGCCAGGGGACGATCCACTATTATCCATTCGATGGAAGAAAATTTAGGACCAATGGGGGTGCGGCCTACCAAACAATGAGTGTGAACGGTGCTTTTGCCTCCAAACAACAACAGAATTCTTCCGCTACCAGCCAAGCTTATGTTGAGATAGATCTTACAGGAGATGGGATTAAGGATAAGGTCACTTATAATTATTCCGATCTTACGAATCCGTATTTTACGGTACAAGTGTACGATACTTCTCAGTCTGATTATCTTCCCGGTTTTTCCTTATATTGGAATCAGGATTTTACTCAGGACTTAAATGGAGACGGGGTCCCGGATATTCTAAGAGCAAATGTAAGCACTACGGAAGAACCGGACAATGAGGATGAGGATTCTCTTCCTCAGACGATAACCGTTCGGAATTTTTCGGTAAACATTACGAATATAACATATTATGAAACTTCAATAGATCTGAAAGATTATCTTCCCTCCGCAAATCTTTCTGGAAGTTCTTCGGACAATGCTTATTTCAATTGGAGAAACAGAAAGGAATTCACGGATCTAAACGGGGACGGAAGAGCGGATTTTGTCCGATATGATTCCTCCGAATCTAAACTAATCGTTTCTTATTCTAAAACTGACTCGGATGGAAATTTGTTCTATTCTCCGGATGGAGACGAATCTTGGAATACCGGAGGATACCTTCTTCCCTTAGATATCAATGGGGACGGTAAGCCCGAACTTTTAGGTTTGAACGGGGATAAAAAACCTCTGCAGTATCTTTTACCTTCCAGTATTCCATTCGTGAATACGGTCGGTTACCGCCATTTCCCTCATGAGTCTAATTTAGAATTACATCTTTTGAGATTTCGTTCCGAGGTTCCTGCAGGACTTTTGACGAAGGTAGAAAATGGTTCTTATGTTTCCGACGGGAATGTAAGTGTTCAATTAGAATATTCTCTTTCTAAAAATCATCCTACAGCAAACGGATCGGGTTTGTATGATCCGAGTCGTCCCGAAATCCTTCCTTTAGTATTTTCCGATTTTTTAATATCCAAACTTTCTCAAAAGGCCGGGTCTAGGATCTTCGGGGAAAATTCATACAAGTACTTCTTCTCCAGATTTTATAGAGGCGGGTTCAGGAATTCCGGATATTTAGGGTTCCAAAAGGTAGAAGAAAAGGATACTATCTCCAATTCAATTACGGAAACAAAATATGATTCTACTTATTTAGAGGCTGTCGGAATTCCTACAACTCAGACAAAATTCAAGAATGGGATCAAAATTTCAGAATCTTTTAAGAATCTCCAAAGATCTTTTTCCTCGAATGGAGGGATACAGATCTTAGAAACGGATATTTTGGAGAATGTATATAGAGGAGGGCAGTTATTCCAATCTTCTACAGTCACTAAAACTTATGATACTTACGGGAATATTATTAGAAAGGACACGAGTATCAACGGGACCACCGCCGGCGAAAAAGTCTCTTATCTGAACGATTGGAATGAGGGCGTTTTAGGAAAGCCTGTAGATATCCAAGTTTTGAAAAATGGAGAACTAGTCTCTCATAGAAAAATAGAATATTCTAATTTTCAAATATCCGCAGTAAAAGAGGCGATGAGTCCCGGTGTTTGGAAAACCGAAGAAATCCAGGCTTATGACTCTTATGGGAATCCAAGCCTTGTAAAAGAGTCTAACGGAAATTTGATCGCTGTAGAATATGATAATATTCTACATAAATACCCCCTTAAGCTGACCAATGGTTTGGGTCAGGTCACATTAAAAACTTATGATTTTTCGAATGGTTTGGAATTATCCAGTACGGACGAAAACGGAGGGATTTCCAGAACAGAATACGATTCTCAGGGCAGGCCATCAAAAAGTTATCTGCCGGGAGAGAACGACTGGTCCGAAAAAATCGAATATGAAAATACCGGGGATCTAGAGAATCAGCTTGTCCGAAAAATCTTCCGCCGTAGTAATGGTGAGACTTGGCAGGAAGACTTGAGTAATAATATTACCAAAGTTTCTAAAAGAAGAAGCAGCCTGGTAAACGGATATGTTCTGGTAGAGGAGACTCGCCGGAATTTGGAAGGTCAGGTTACCAGAAAAATCGATCCATACTTAGAAGGATCCAATCCCTTTTCCTGGACGGATTATACGTATGACCAGGAGGGAAACCAAACCAAAAGTGAAAGAAATGATGGAAGAGTAATCGAATCCGAGAATTCGGGTTTGGTCTCCAAAACCAGAGAACTTCTTAACGGAAATCTAATTAAGGAAATCGTTGAGGAGAGAAATGAACTCGGCCAGGTAATTTCTTCTACACAACAAGGAAAAACTACACGTTATTCTTATGATCCCGCAGGCAGGGTTTCCTCGATCATAGACCCGGAAAGCGGGACTACATCTATCGAAACGGATTTTGGAGGAAGAAGGACCAAGGTTGTTCATCCTGACTCAGGCAAGATAGAATATGAATACGATCCTAATTCCGGAAAATTATCCAAACAAAAATACCAAAACGGTTCCAGTATCCAATATTCCTACGACGGTTTAGGCAGGGTCTCTCAAATTAAAGGAGATTCTCCGGGAACCGGGGCAGTATATTATACGTATGAATATGACGATCCGGAAAAAGAGAATGGGATCGGAAGATTGACCAAGGTTATTGATCCACTCGGAACAACTGAGTTCGGATACGATCTAAGAGGGAACCAGAACCTAATTGTAAAGAAGCTAACCGAAGAAGATCTGAAATTCGTGATCCGTAAAAAGTACAATCTACAAAACCAGATAGAGGAAACTATTTATCCGGACGGAAGTATTGCAAAAAGCTTATATTCCGAAGCAGGATTTCTCTCCGGGATCACTTTGACTCCCGGGGACGGAAGCGGTTCCGATTTTCCGATCGTTCAATACCAAGGCCCTATCTTAGAAGATGGAGAACTGAAGATCCAAAGAAAATTGGGGAATGGTGTCAGAACGGATATATATTATGATTTAATAAATCGCAGGCCAACTAGATTCGTTACCGTTAAGGATACTGAAATTTACCAAAGTATAGAGTATAATTATGATCAGTTCGGAAATTATCTTTCTATCTTGGATAAAAAGAATCCTGCCAGGACACAAAACTTTCAATATGATCCAGTCAATCGATTGGTTGCGGCTTCCGGAGTTTACGGAACGGAAGAATATACATATTCCGATTCTGGGAAATTGCTCCAGAAAGGGAACTTATCCTATTTATACGAAAATCCTTCTCATAAGAATGCGGTCACTAAGGTAACCGGACAAAATCATTCGTACCAATATTCTTATGATGGTTCCGGAAATATCATCTCTCGAAATGGAGAGAATTTCCGTTACGATCCTTTCCAGAAATTGAAAGAGATCCAAACAGAAGACCAGGATAGTATCCGATTTGATTATGATTTTTCCGGGACCAGGATAAGAAAAACAAAATCAAGCGATTCCAGTAAGACGATCAGCTTGGGCGGATTATACGAGGTTTCCATCTCTCCTGGAAAATCTCCCCAGCATACATTGTACTTCCGAGGAAATTCGGGAGATCTGGTGGCACAATGGACCAGGACGGATGCCGTGCTTGTAAATTACCAAGGTGATACGATTGCTTCGGTAAGTTCCGGAATAGAAACTAGTTGGAAAACATTCGCTTGGGCGGCAAAAGATAATTCGATCAGAGGAATTAAATATCTATTTTTAGTTCCCGGAACTAATTTAGGATTTTTGTATATAACGATCCTATTAGGTTTAGGATTCGGACTACTTTCCTTTAGGGAAGGACTCTGGAGATCCGTCTTAAAATTTACTTCTCCGATACTCATCGTTTCTTTTTCCAACTGTTCCGTTTTGATGCCTGGTGGAAATGGAAATCCACCTTGGTTAGTTCCTCCACAATTCGATTCTAATACTCCAAATGTGAATACTCCATATGAGCCGGGAGGACCCGGTTCCGGAGCAGGACTTCCAGTCGGTGGATTCTTATTCCTTCATCCAGATCATTTAGGTTCCATCACAATGGCCACGGACGGAAATGGAAATAGGATCGCAGGAGGTGACCAGGGAGGAGCATCACATATTTCTTATAAACCTTATGGAGAGATCCAAAGAAACGATTCCTCCGGACCGGATGTGTTCCGTTATAAGTATAACGGACAAGAAGAAGATAAGGAAACCGGCCTATACTATTTCAAGGCAAGATATTACGATCCTTTGATCGGTAGATTTTTACAGGCAGACTCGGTCATGGACACAAGCAGGCCGATGGGAATGGACCTGTACATGTATACGGAAGGAAATCCAATTAGATACACGGATCCAAGCGGGAATAGTATCCTGAGTAGTTTTTTGGAAAGAAACGGACTCGGATTTTTAAACTTTAGCATTTCATTAAGTACCTTCTTTCAAAATGCATTTTATGTGAGCGCTCAGAGATGGAGTGATGCAGGATTGGGAGTTGCTCTGGCAATCAATCCTATGGCTGTGATCGGAACTGCCTTGGGGATAGGTGCAGTCGCCTCTATTGCGGCGGTCGCTGTTGTTGCCACTGGAATCGGACTTGCTTTAGGAGCGGGGATTGTCGCCTTAGGAGCCGCTACCTTAGCGGCTGCAACTGCAGTTACTTTGGGGGCCGCACTCGCAGTAGTGGCGGCAGCTACCGGGATTGCGGCTGCTACTTTGGCCGCAGTATGGGCTGCATCCGCGGCAGGAACCGCAGCTCTTGTTGCTATGGGTGCATTGTCAGTCGTATCTGCTTTGGTGACCACGGCTCTCGCACTTGCTGTTGCAACTGCGTTACTCGTGTGCTATCTCATACCCGTTTTGGTTTATACGGGGTTGGGTGTTGGGGTTCTTGCAGTAGGATCCGTATTGTCTCCATTTACATTGCAAGCATATGTAGCAGGCGGATATTCTAAATCAAGTTTTAATAATATACATTGGGATGAGAAAAATGCAAGAATTGCAGGTTGTTATGCGGCTGCGATTTCTTTTGGCGTAACTGCTGGTGCAATTGGTTATTTTGGCTACGCGGCAGTTGTGGGACAAGCTCCAATAGTTGGAAAAATAGTTGAATATGGTAGTTTTGCCTTTACTGCGAAAAGTGCTTTGGACCAGGACTGGGAATCTGTCGGTATTGATCTTCTGAGCTATGGAATTAAACTTATTTGGGAGAAAGATGTCCCACTTGGTTTAATTATTAAAGCAGGAGCTGCAACTCAAAGGACATGCGGAGGAACTTTATGA